A stretch of Dehalogenimonas sp. THU2 DNA encodes these proteins:
- a CDS encoding bifunctional 3,4-dihydroxy-2-butanone-4-phosphate synthase/GTP cyclohydrolase II yields the protein MFDADNLNKAIDDFRQGKFVMIVDDDRRENEGDLAIAAEAITPEAINFMAKNARGLICVSMDPDRLEKLNLPLMVHENTSQHSTAFTVSVEARFGVSTGISAADRAATVKVLIDPATQPNDLVKPGHIFPLKALKGGVLKRAGHTEASVDLARLSGLCPAAVICEIMNPDGSMARLPQLEALAKEWGFTMISVAELIAYRRRTEHLVHRVAETKMPTRYGVFQAIAYRSEVESGEHVALVKGKIDGDEPVLVRVHSECLTGEVFGSLRCDCGEQLDMAMKAIINEGSGVLLYMRQEGRGIGFHNKLRAYSLQDQGLDTVEANHELGFKDDLRDYGIGAQILSDLRLTRIKLLTNNPRKVVGLEGYGLTITEVLNIQTTPNSHNYSYLGAKKNKLGHHLELGY from the coding sequence ATGTTTGATGCAGATAATCTAAACAAGGCAATAGATGATTTTCGCCAAGGCAAGTTTGTAATGATAGTTGATGATGATCGCCGTGAAAACGAGGGTGATCTGGCGATAGCCGCAGAGGCGATTACACCTGAAGCCATCAACTTTATGGCTAAAAATGCACGCGGTCTAATTTGTGTCTCCATGGATCCGGATCGTTTGGAAAAGCTTAATCTTCCGCTGATGGTTCATGAAAACACGTCTCAACATTCTACTGCTTTTACAGTTTCAGTGGAGGCTCGTTTTGGCGTTTCAACCGGAATTTCTGCAGCCGATAGGGCCGCAACGGTGAAGGTGTTGATCGATCCCGCAACTCAACCAAATGATTTGGTGAAACCAGGGCATATTTTCCCGTTAAAAGCTTTGAAAGGAGGAGTCTTAAAGAGGGCTGGACACACTGAAGCTTCGGTAGATTTGGCGAGGTTATCAGGATTGTGTCCAGCCGCAGTAATCTGCGAGATTATGAACCCTGATGGATCTATGGCCCGTCTTCCCCAACTCGAAGCCCTAGCTAAGGAATGGGGCTTCACTATGATTAGTGTTGCCGAACTGATTGCGTATCGTCGAAGGACCGAACATCTAGTTCACCGAGTTGCAGAAACCAAAATGCCGACCCGCTATGGGGTATTTCAAGCGATAGCTTATCGTAGTGAAGTTGAAAGCGGCGAACACGTTGCCTTAGTGAAGGGCAAGATCGATGGAGATGAGCCTGTTTTAGTCCGGGTGCACAGCGAATGTCTTACCGGAGAAGTATTTGGTAGCCTGAGGTGCGATTGCGGTGAACAGCTGGACATGGCCATGAAAGCGATTATCAACGAAGGTTCTGGGGTGCTACTATATATGCGTCAGGAAGGTAGAGGCATCGGTTTCCATAACAAATTGCGAGCTTATTCTTTGCAAGACCAAGGACTGGATACGGTCGAAGCAAATCACGAGTTAGGTTTTAAAGATGACCTTCGTGATTATGGAATTGGCGCTCAAATCTTATCCGATTTAAGATTGACTCGTATCAAATTGTTGACCAATAATCCGCGGAAAGTGGTCGGACTTGAAGGATATGGCTTAACAATAACAGAAGTATTGAATATCCAAACGACTCCCAATTCTCATAACTATAGCTACCTCGGTGCCAAGAAAAACAAACTTGGGCATCATCTCGAATTGGGGTATTGA
- a CDS encoding Rrf2 family transcriptional regulator has protein sequence MTCQDLARRNRISEQYLVQLLVPLRIAQLVKSVRGVKGGFLLTRPPQR, from the coding sequence ATCACTTGCCAAGATCTTGCTAGAAGGAATCGAATCTCGGAGCAATACCTGGTTCAGCTATTGGTACCTCTGCGCATTGCCCAATTAGTAAAGAGTGTTCGCGGCGTCAAGGGTGGTTTTCTATTGACACGCCCCCCTCAGAGATAA
- a CDS encoding DUF1638 domain-containing protein: MNIRELICCGILTDEINKIVVDYKLKIEPVYFQPNLHVNPEKMKQLFNGIFNRKTNGPIPLIYGSRCHPCFPEWIDRHNLIIPSEPDCIEIILGKMRRNELEKEQKTFFVTPGWIKHWEHIFKEGLHWDDIDARINFGRYDRILLLDTGVCPIDEDSMLGFFDYTGVPIEIYPASLSNLKTVMTKTLRKSAHSQNC; this comes from the coding sequence GTGAATATTAGAGAACTAATCTGTTGTGGCATTCTCACGGATGAAATTAATAAAATTGTTGTCGATTACAAACTTAAAATTGAACCTGTTTATTTTCAACCTAACTTACATGTCAATCCGGAAAAGATGAAGCAACTTTTTAATGGCATCTTTAACCGAAAAACCAATGGTCCAATACCCTTAATATATGGTTCTCGTTGTCATCCTTGTTTTCCCGAATGGATAGATCGTCATAACTTGATCATTCCCTCAGAACCTGATTGTATAGAGATTATTCTTGGAAAAATGAGAAGGAATGAGTTGGAGAAAGAACAAAAGACTTTCTTTGTTACGCCCGGTTGGATTAAACATTGGGAACATATCTTTAAAGAAGGGCTTCATTGGGATGATATCGATGCCCGAATCAACTTTGGTAGGTATGACAGGATATTGCTTCTTGACACCGGGGTATGCCCGATAGATGAAGACTCGATGTTAGGATTTTTTGACTACACCGGAGTGCCTATCGAGATTTATCCAGCCTCTCTCTCGAATTTAAAAACTGTGATGACAAAGACATTGAGGAAATCTGCTCATTCCCAGAACTGTTAA
- a CDS encoding MerR family transcriptional regulator, with amino-acid sequence MNGESNKPGMVFQIGDVAKEVGVSLRTVRYYEEEDLLEPTAVTPNGLRLYNKRDIVRLRFINTLRRLDMSVDDIKAVLGLNVPAPGTKAEILERSLKALKLTNKKIDEQQSILNDLKKHNTTAFESVLTCLKCDRPSCQDCPQCVFIL; translated from the coding sequence ATGAATGGCGAATCTAACAAACCAGGGATGGTATTCCAAATCGGTGATGTTGCTAAGGAAGTTGGAGTAAGCCTTCGGACTGTACGATATTATGAGGAAGAAGACTTACTAGAACCAACAGCGGTTACGCCCAACGGGCTACGACTGTATAACAAACGCGATATCGTCAGATTGCGTTTTATCAATACGCTCCGACGCCTGGACATGAGCGTCGATGACATCAAAGCCGTGTTGGGTTTGAATGTACCGGCCCCCGGCACCAAAGCGGAGATACTTGAGCGGTCTCTCAAGGCACTAAAGCTTACTAACAAAAAGATCGACGAACAACAATCAATTCTCAATGATTTGAAGAAACATAACACCACTGCTTTTGAATCTGTATTGACATGCCTAAAATGCGACCGTCCGAGTTGTCAGGACTGCCCACAGTGTGTATTTATCCTGTGA
- a CDS encoding pyridoxamine 5'-phosphate oxidase family protein, whose product MATLPKEVIDLFQDPAVPKMVATISRGGELNVTPKTSMQVVNSGTLAFADLYGLTTRTFKNLQDTKKVAIVAMKVPVAPPFTTYQVKGTFLKYETSGPLYDNFAKALKDAMGVDITGVGTIHVDAVYSQAPQDKGKKIA is encoded by the coding sequence ATGGCGACACTGCCCAAAGAAGTAATCGACCTGTTCCAGGATCCCGCAGTACCTAAAATGGTTGCAACCATCAGCCGGGGTGGTGAACTCAATGTTACTCCCAAGACGAGTATGCAGGTGGTTAATTCCGGTACATTAGCATTTGCTGATCTCTATGGCCTGACAACAAGGACCTTCAAGAATCTACAGGACACGAAAAAAGTAGCTATTGTCGCTATGAAAGTGCCCGTCGCTCCCCCATTTACAACTTACCAAGTGAAAGGGACATTTCTGAAATATGAAACCTCGGGGCCTCTTTACGATAACTTCGCAAAAGCCTTAAAGGATGCGATGGGCGTTGACATCACAGGAGTTGGAACGATTCATGTTGACGCTGTCTATTCCCAGGCGCCCCAGGACAAAGGTAAAAAAATAGCGTAA
- a CDS encoding PAS domain S-box protein: MVIDLQENQTPSPNKSMTYKPTDKFPVNPRMKNCGPNRTPKLKLVLRNHILALINKATDVKSLLNNLVLEIKDITGCSVSAIRLVDERGSIPYRAYSGFANGFFEFENALSIISDKCMCINVITGTTDPKLPYYTPSGSFYINATTAFLSSVADDEKGVTRNACSAFGYESVALIPIKSGTKIIGLIHIADHNENMVPLSVVNQLETLTYDVGIAIERLVEYERIQNSEQYYRSLIDKVPAGYLVLDAEGCVLEANLNLLEMIGYLREDVLGKDFIDFVAIERRALFREGFNRLNGQGESSFECVLIASDGFHKEVSIAGHSDATNDSGSWKVYCVVNDITQRKRAEQEIRNLATLPLINPNPIIQVTPEGVIVFANIAARPLLECWHTRYGKTLPPSWQQAVREVFRTGTMKTDELQHLGHVYDLKLFPVPELGFVNIYGIDITKRYRQSKQQ; this comes from the coding sequence ATGGTAATTGACCTCCAGGAAAATCAAACTCCTTCCCCTAATAAATCTATGACATACAAGCCGACGGATAAATTTCCAGTGAATCCGCGTATGAAAAACTGTGGGCCAAATCGTACACCCAAACTTAAGTTGGTGCTTCGAAACCACATCCTTGCGCTCATCAACAAGGCTACCGACGTTAAATCTCTTTTGAACAATTTGGTGCTTGAAATCAAGGACATCACCGGGTGCTCTGTGAGCGCGATAAGATTAGTGGACGAAAGAGGGAGTATACCCTATCGTGCCTATAGCGGATTTGCGAACGGATTTTTTGAGTTCGAGAACGCTCTATCGATCATTTCAGACAAATGCATGTGCATCAACGTAATAACGGGAACGACAGATCCGAAGCTCCCATATTACACACCATCCGGATCCTTTTACATCAATGCCACGACGGCCTTTCTTTCATCGGTTGCAGATGACGAAAAAGGAGTTACTCGTAACGCTTGCAGTGCTTTTGGTTATGAATCGGTAGCGCTAATACCGATAAAGTCTGGTACCAAAATTATTGGTTTAATACACATTGCCGATCACAACGAGAACATGGTTCCTTTGAGTGTTGTAAACCAATTGGAAACCCTAACGTATGACGTTGGGATTGCTATCGAAAGGCTCGTGGAGTATGAGAGAATTCAAAACAGCGAACAATACTATCGCTCTCTTATCGATAAAGTTCCGGCAGGATATTTGGTGCTAGATGCCGAAGGGTGTGTTTTAGAAGCTAATCTTAATCTACTTGAGATGATCGGATACCTTCGCGAAGATGTGTTAGGTAAAGACTTCATTGACTTTGTTGCGATAGAGCGGCGAGCGTTATTCCGGGAAGGGTTCAATCGGTTGAACGGGCAAGGAGAAAGTAGCTTCGAATGTGTCTTAATTGCTAGTGATGGATTTCATAAGGAAGTTTCTATCGCGGGACACTCTGATGCAACAAACGATAGCGGATCGTGGAAAGTCTATTGCGTTGTCAATGATATTACGCAGCGTAAGAGAGCTGAGCAGGAGATACGGAACCTTGCGACGCTGCCTCTGATAAATCCGAATCCCATCATTCAGGTCACCCCAGAAGGCGTAATCGTATTTGCTAATATCGCCGCTAGGCCTTTATTGGAATGCTGGCATACCAGATATGGAAAAACCCTTCCTCCCAGTTGGCAACAGGCGGTTCGTGAAGTGTTTCGAACTGGCACGATGAAAACTGATGAACTTCAACACCTGGGACATGTATATGATTTAAAACTGTTTCCGGTTCCGGAATTGGGGTTTGTCAACATCTATGGAATTGACATCACTAAGCGTTATCGCCAATCCAAGCAACAATGA
- a CDS encoding response regulator transcription factor, with product MDQNTFQDSPLPVGRTITIALVDDHEVVRQGLQTMLQREKDIEVLGQASDPTGGFELVRDLRPDIVILDIQLGGSDMDGFTLTQKIRSEYPSTGILLLTGYDSELYLTEAIKSKADGFVLKESPRMVLASAIRMICSGLCVWDTRVFYRAMGNISRQLTEPTINNRYVNEKFGAVLTDKERLVFHLLAKGYCNKDIGNQLKYTSATVKKYVYRCMKKLGVSNRTQLAVLAHNYGIN from the coding sequence ATGGATCAGAACACTTTTCAGGATTCGCCGCTGCCAGTTGGACGGACAATAACGATCGCCCTAGTCGACGATCATGAAGTTGTTCGGCAAGGATTGCAGACGATGCTCCAAAGGGAAAAGGATATAGAAGTCTTGGGTCAAGCCTCTGATCCGACTGGTGGATTCGAACTCGTCAGGGATTTAAGACCCGATATTGTTATATTGGACATCCAACTTGGTGGATCAGATATGGATGGGTTCACGCTGACGCAAAAAATTCGGAGTGAATATCCATCTACTGGTATCCTGCTTCTGACGGGGTATGATTCGGAGTTGTATCTGACTGAAGCTATTAAGTCAAAAGCAGACGGATTTGTGTTGAAGGAAAGCCCGAGGATGGTACTGGCTTCAGCAATCAGAATGATTTGTTCTGGCTTATGCGTATGGGATACTCGAGTCTTTTACAGGGCAATGGGCAACATATCCCGGCAATTAACAGAACCGACGATTAACAATCGATACGTGAACGAAAAGTTCGGTGCAGTATTGACCGACAAAGAAAGACTTGTGTTTCATTTACTAGCAAAAGGCTACTGCAATAAAGACATTGGGAACCAATTGAAATACACTTCGGCAACTGTAAAAAAGTACGTTTACAGATGTATGAAGAAGTTGGGAGTGTCGAATCGGACTCAACTCGCAGTGTTGGCTCACAACTACGGAATCAACTGA
- a CDS encoding PAS domain-containing sensor histidine kinase has protein sequence MEKEAKYQMLFDNSRDGIALIDAETGRIVDCNKEYRLLTGKTFEELIKMRVWETRPPEQQAAGEKVFKEIVERGYGGANLDYLREDGYIVHTSFISRLLAIDGKKYIQSLVRDDTERVNKEKELDQYRNRLEEMVQVRTRELTGIVEKLEASIRDSKLKQDQIAFFERKLRDLTLEYIKAQENERKLLAAELHDRVVQDLVHICHYLSEVLEETAGSQKLQVYEVLQLIRSTLNETRSIMKSLYPITLTRYGLIELIKQELRLLEDKTGLKVQMTSNLNTRLVPQIETALYRVFHEAILNIVKHSLTSTQVIVSVESNGEIVSLRISDDGKGFDIDSILNGESGGIEGMRQRIELLGGSFKINSHLTQGTAIDVAVPFEPSGWADPRDRERRTL, from the coding sequence ATGGAAAAAGAAGCCAAGTACCAGATGCTTTTTGACAATTCACGTGATGGCATCGCTCTTATCGATGCTGAGACTGGACGAATAGTTGACTGCAATAAAGAGTATCGGTTGCTTACCGGAAAAACGTTCGAAGAGCTGATCAAGATGAGGGTGTGGGAGACTCGCCCCCCAGAGCAACAGGCTGCAGGGGAAAAGGTGTTCAAAGAGATAGTTGAACGAGGATATGGAGGGGCTAATCTTGATTACTTGAGGGAAGACGGATATATCGTACACACTAGTTTCATCAGTCGCTTACTTGCGATTGACGGGAAGAAATATATCCAGAGTCTGGTCCGAGATGACACAGAACGGGTAAACAAAGAAAAAGAATTAGACCAATACCGGAATCGGCTTGAAGAGATGGTTCAGGTTAGGACCAGAGAATTAACAGGCATAGTGGAAAAACTTGAAGCTAGTATTCGAGATAGTAAGCTAAAACAAGACCAGATAGCCTTTTTCGAGCGTAAATTGCGCGATTTAACATTGGAATACATTAAAGCTCAAGAAAACGAACGTAAACTCTTAGCGGCAGAACTCCACGATCGCGTTGTTCAGGACTTAGTACATATCTGCCACTACCTTAGCGAAGTCTTGGAAGAGACTGCTGGATCGCAGAAGCTTCAAGTGTATGAGGTGCTTCAACTTATAAGAAGTACTCTGAATGAAACTAGAAGCATCATGAAATCACTATACCCAATCACGCTCACAAGATATGGCTTGATTGAATTGATAAAACAAGAACTTAGACTATTGGAAGATAAAACAGGACTGAAAGTCCAAATGACGAGTAACCTAAACACACGATTAGTGCCTCAAATTGAAACAGCTTTGTACCGTGTCTTCCACGAAGCGATTCTAAACATCGTGAAGCATAGCCTGACCTCAACACAGGTAATCGTTTCCGTTGAAAGTAACGGTGAAATTGTTAGTCTACGGATTTCGGACGATGGGAAGGGTTTTGATATCGACTCGATACTAAATGGAGAATCGGGAGGGATTGAAGGAATGAGGCAGCGGATCGAACTCCTTGGTGGCTCCTTTAAGATCAATAGCCATCTAACACAAGGTACCGCAATAGACGTTGCAGTTCCTTTTGAACCATCCGGGTGGGCTGACCCGAGGGATCGAGAGAGGAGAACACTCTAA
- a CDS encoding radical SAM protein — translation MLTNVYNIAFAESTRQAYLHFWGCNIRCKGCILRKIPYDSMLDRNMHLYLAEPKGEAAPPNRFLDLESVMGILSDLRPTSVIFEGQEASLDPCFALIAKTLHQRFKTQNILLTNGLNMPDLSHVDKVAVGLKCFDEDLHIDYTGFSNRQILSNFRRIHASGIAILAETVIIPGYIDDEEVEKLSQFIASVDRNILYHLDAYSRVAENHWQRATTKDVEQAAVAARRHLLNVHFLRDEPREFGVKSIFPTEAELDAPELAPAVETRELVTT, via the coding sequence ATGCTGACCAACGTCTATAACATAGCCTTCGCCGAGTCCACCAGGCAAGCATATCTCCATTTCTGGGGATGTAATATCCGCTGTAAGGGCTGTATCCTCCGAAAAATTCCTTACGACTCAATGCTCGACCGCAATATGCATCTTTACCTTGCTGAGCCCAAAGGTGAAGCGGCACCTCCGAATAGATTTCTCGATCTTGAAAGTGTAATGGGTATCCTATCTGACCTCAGGCCGACTTCAGTCATCTTCGAAGGCCAAGAAGCATCTCTAGACCCGTGTTTCGCCTTAATCGCCAAAACCCTGCATCAAAGGTTCAAAACCCAAAATATCCTTCTGACTAATGGGCTGAATATGCCTGATCTTTCGCACGTCGACAAGGTAGCGGTAGGCCTTAAGTGCTTCGATGAGGACTTACACATCGACTATACCGGCTTTTCAAACCGGCAGATACTTTCCAATTTCCGGAGGATCCATGCATCCGGAATAGCTATTCTGGCCGAGACGGTAATCATCCCCGGATATATAGATGATGAAGAGGTCGAGAAACTTTCTCAGTTCATCGCCTCTGTTGACCGAAATATTCTGTATCACCTAGATGCATACTCCAGGGTGGCTGAGAACCATTGGCAAAGAGCCACAACGAAAGACGTCGAACAGGCAGCCGTAGCCGCCAGACGACACCTGCTTAATGTGCACTTTCTCCGTGATGAACCCAGGGAGTTCGGCGTTAAATCCATCTTCCCGACTGAGGCTGAGCTAGATGCCCCGGAACTAGCCCCAGCCGTAGAGACCCGAGAATTGGTTACTACCTGA
- a CDS encoding radical SAM protein: protein MRVLLAAATTPAFKRAFANSSNLPNALLFIGAMLEKHGHEVQVYDGFMDNRTPAELAGFKPDVIGFSVIVGPNMEAAINYSRQFKSLLPSVKIVWGNVCPSVLTEQTLAEDYVDFAVIGAGEHTMVELCDHLEKGSLGILEDIKGLAFKDARGQVVINEHRPFVRDMDELPDPAWHLVDAAKYRELDLNTSRGCAYHCAFCYNDSFNKGSLGYLSAERLIAQIQHLQKTYGAKHIRFNDDNFTFNRKRLRDFCRLLREHRIKLTWSCDCRADLSAEDAAMMAKAGCVSVTLGFETGSQRMLEFIQKGIAVDQMVETFWLLIKNKIRASLYIMHGFPTETAEDFKATHELLARLDNPYYLYNRFRPLPGTKLFDYCIEHGMINPPKTLAEWPDYMMQYSNRINLSDVPDSMISEAMAHYLNTYALNRFRFTLKHDPGYFKIVLTNPRKFFREVLSLVKNQIYVVKSKKHLSGFAISLKEAHAKLVSKPG from the coding sequence GTGAGAGTACTATTAGCAGCCGCCACCACCCCGGCTTTTAAACGGGCTTTTGCCAACTCCAGCAACCTGCCTAACGCCTTGCTCTTCATTGGCGCCATGCTGGAAAAGCACGGCCATGAGGTCCAGGTCTACGACGGGTTTATGGACAACCGCACGCCCGCCGAGTTGGCCGGGTTCAAACCGGACGTCATAGGTTTTTCAGTCATTGTCGGCCCGAACATGGAAGCCGCCATCAACTATTCTAGGCAATTCAAATCGCTCCTGCCTAGCGTCAAAATTGTCTGGGGCAACGTTTGCCCCAGTGTGCTGACCGAGCAGACCTTGGCTGAAGACTATGTCGATTTTGCCGTCATCGGCGCCGGCGAACATACTATGGTTGAGTTGTGCGATCACCTGGAGAAAGGTTCTCTAGGTATACTCGAGGACATCAAAGGACTGGCTTTCAAGGACGCAAGAGGCCAAGTTGTCATCAACGAGCACCGGCCTTTTGTCCGGGACATGGACGAACTGCCCGACCCAGCCTGGCACCTGGTCGATGCCGCTAAGTACCGGGAACTCGATCTCAACACCAGCCGCGGCTGCGCCTACCACTGCGCTTTCTGTTACAACGACTCTTTCAATAAAGGATCACTGGGCTATCTTTCCGCGGAACGCCTGATTGCGCAGATTCAGCACCTTCAAAAAACCTACGGTGCCAAACATATCCGTTTTAATGATGACAACTTCACCTTCAACCGCAAGCGCCTTCGCGATTTCTGCCGTCTCCTCAGAGAGCATAGGATCAAGCTAACGTGGAGCTGCGATTGTCGGGCCGATCTATCGGCAGAAGATGCCGCAATGATGGCAAAGGCTGGTTGCGTGTCGGTCACTCTTGGATTCGAAACTGGCAGTCAGCGGATGCTCGAATTTATTCAAAAGGGCATTGCCGTCGACCAAATGGTCGAGACCTTCTGGCTTCTTATCAAGAACAAGATCCGTGCTTCCCTTTACATCATGCACGGCTTCCCCACGGAGACAGCAGAGGATTTTAAAGCGACCCACGAACTCTTAGCGAGGCTGGACAACCCTTACTACTTGTATAACCGTTTTCGTCCACTACCTGGAACGAAACTTTTTGACTATTGCATCGAGCACGGGATGATAAACCCGCCCAAGACACTTGCCGAGTGGCCTGATTACATGATGCAGTACTCCAATCGTATAAACCTCAGCGATGTACCCGACTCAATGATCAGCGAAGCCATGGCTCATTACCTAAATACTTACGCTTTGAATCGGTTCCGTTTCACCCTTAAACACGATCCCGGCTATTTCAAGATTGTTCTGACCAATCCTCGCAAGTTCTTCAGAGAAGTTCTTAGTCTAGTCAAGAACCAGATCTATGTCGTCAAATCCAAGAAACATCTATCCGGTTTTGCTATTAGCTTGAAAGAAGCTCATGCCAAGCTTGTGTCAAAGCCAGGCTGA
- a CDS encoding reductive dehalogenase has product MSLFHSTLSRRDFMKSLGLVGVGVGALTSQIFHDLDELASSDMANPKRPWFIRERELENPTMELDWSQIKRFTSTNSALSNNALYDTNYPNVLTGAVENRKKWILDNSPGCTLKDNALNNSVGLPTGSTAPWVPTATTPEKLGVPKYQGTPEENARILRSALRFFGAALIGYVPLTANTKNLVYSNGYTFEDTANGYLDTNKGKVIPNSGMTVIPVSSLTPVTSLMTAPSILGHAGNNLQNRLRDQATSSGSRFLAALGYDGLNGGIGPAPGFSCLAGGGEIARTGGGLISASYGIGLGTSAITTNLPLAPTHPIDAGIAKFCCSCANCAQVCPSSSIPTDHEPTWELPDYVYSKIPGNSAQFSIPGKKAFWFNASTCTSYSMSISRCLSCVSSCVFTKMNSSNIHETIKSIIANTPMLDGFFANMDQMFGYGNQEFKAGIGPPTGTFNATGVDWWKWELAPNGAEQRFFSNMSQ; this is encoded by the coding sequence ATGTCGCTTTTCCATTCAACGCTTTCAAGAAGAGACTTCATGAAGAGCCTAGGTTTGGTCGGCGTCGGCGTCGGCGCACTGACTTCCCAGATCTTTCATGACCTTGATGAGCTGGCATCCAGTGACATGGCTAACCCTAAAAGGCCTTGGTTCATCAGAGAGAGGGAGCTCGAAAATCCCACTATGGAACTAGATTGGAGCCAGATAAAGAGATTCACTTCAACAAATAGCGCTCTTTCGAATAATGCTTTGTATGATACCAACTATCCAAATGTCCTAACAGGCGCGGTTGAAAATCGAAAAAAATGGATCCTCGACAATAGTCCCGGTTGCACGCTAAAGGATAATGCACTGAATAATTCTGTTGGTCTTCCAACTGGTTCTACAGCTCCCTGGGTACCAACGGCCACAACTCCTGAAAAATTAGGAGTTCCGAAATACCAAGGTACACCAGAGGAAAACGCTCGAATACTCCGGTCTGCTCTTCGCTTCTTCGGTGCAGCATTGATTGGGTACGTGCCACTGACCGCAAACACAAAAAATCTTGTCTATAGTAATGGTTATACTTTTGAAGATACCGCAAACGGTTATTTAGATACAAACAAGGGCAAGGTCATTCCAAATTCGGGAATGACTGTAATTCCAGTAAGTTCATTGACTCCAGTTACTTCTCTCATGACGGCTCCAAGCATTTTGGGCCACGCCGGTAACAATTTACAAAACAGGCTCAGAGATCAGGCAACCAGTTCCGGCTCCCGGTTCTTGGCGGCATTAGGATACGATGGTTTAAACGGTGGAATCGGTCCAGCACCTGGATTTAGCTGTCTCGCCGGTGGTGGTGAGATTGCACGGACCGGAGGTGGACTTATCTCGGCAAGCTACGGCATCGGATTAGGCACGAGTGCCATAACTACTAATCTTCCGTTAGCACCCACCCATCCAATCGACGCTGGTATCGCGAAGTTTTGCTGCAGTTGTGCGAATTGCGCCCAAGTCTGTCCCAGTTCTTCTATTCCCACCGACCATGAACCTACTTGGGAGTTACCAGACTATGTTTACAGTAAAATTCCAGGCAATTCAGCCCAATTTTCCATCCCAGGGAAAAAGGCGTTCTGGTTCAATGCGTCAACCTGTACTAGTTACAGCATGTCGATTTCACGATGCCTCTCATGTGTATCGAGTTGTGTCTTCACAAAAATGAATAGTTCGAATATTCATGAGACGATTAAATCCATTATTGCCAACACTCCTATGCTTGATGGATTTTTCGCCAATATGGATCAAATGTTCGGTTACGGTAATCAGGAGTTTAAAGCTGGTATCGGCCCGCCGACCGGCACATTTAACGCGACTGGTGTTGATTGGTGGAAATGGGAATTGGCACCAAATGGGGCAGAGCAACGGTTCTTCTCAAATATGTCACAGTAA